From one Dermacentor variabilis isolate Ectoservices chromosome 3, ASM5094787v1, whole genome shotgun sequence genomic stretch:
- the LOC142575380 gene encoding nonsense-mediated mRNA decay factor SMG8, whose amino-acid sequence MAPSSKNAKPAPYGHRFSVSRIEDVLPELSTALKEKVCVVSFIGKTTLKGSSVKASLIDDVLGNNVLEPELGVEEDIGKDDFRIEGFYHRETRVIFLYCVGMFDSACLVQACQRLEEDLHEKSFLEVWNDFHCTVAQTMLYLFHLSHLVVVVHPTSTLDVSYVHLFRTLDNVRVNCQQDVSDALKSCPVSPEWLQNGRPCSPRVLFVFLTCPLEGSTTELLDVRVKTKPSKLSPIKKLEHSLEDQVYRILRKSRVITNISGNSLFAVPANQEFVYVRTTNSVREDMVDFFLQKLKDFCSPDYDDALSEDFLSLSLGGADEASSQEHSFPAFLWQHIELALSKGFDDNVGRHPVPADFELPTVSNWFKVAAKLRDFFLSATSMAGSAMASSLKASLDIDVRFSEGRCGKVLPLATSAYQEGLPTHYTAEYHERKLARAYQMFSTHARGPAFQRYAQQLKEDCDLVWKSGRQMCEVLSLTGNHCINPVHRTPENADEVSIEECPLLMPHRSQVVLISTCNCGRQQSTREDPFILKAANFDFYLRVSADCCGVLERINFPAFEPSAADQDQAAAAEGEEPRVELEPPRSRSRAKSLSRSESSSRSASPISESDFSSQSPVSSDDSDSESSDRDDSDKSISLSDARTQQTDDPDDDDAAKASLVPSNTEYLPGMLHSLCPPGLLPSYSSWSLVCLGPSSLYSHNIGIQDQPGFVAGTNFLLPWDVAVKVDKDRWPSLWEGKRAQTWKGKKNGKGDGMQFTVKVFIGVEYECHHGHRFMCSSPERMLRTTSTGLVKDNANKIANSHMPLYFPCLCRSAKPQVAQLMRLHIVTPKAPVHVTLNPRVQPGPSAPIFLPGNKEPVKLSQSAYWVLRLPFVYEGDAGPYLPPRDGVPCEGARLLSGCYGIVEQAPIR is encoded by the exons ATGGCGCCGTCCTCAAAGAACGCAAAACCGGCACCCTATGGGCACCGCTTTTCTGTATCAAGAATTGAAGATGTGTT GCCGGAGCTGTCAACAGCCCTGAAAGAAAAAGTTTGCGTCGTGTCCTTTATCGGGAAAACTACATTGAAGGGAAGCAGCGTGAAAGCAAGTCTCATAGACGATGTCTTGGGCAATAATGTGCTCGAG CCCGAGCTTGGAGTCGAAGAAGACATCGGAAAAGACGAT TTCAGAATCGAAGGCTTCTATCACCGCGAAACCCGGGTCATTTTCCTCTATTGCGTCGGGATGTTTGACTCGGCCTGCTTGGTCCAAGCGTGCCAGAGGCTGGAGGAAGACCTACACGAAAAA AGCTTCCTAGAAGTCTGGAATGACTTCCACTGCACAGTTGCACAGACAATGCTGTACCTCTTTCACCTGTCGCACCTTGTTGTG gtTGTTCATCCAACTTCAACACTTGATGTGAGCTATGTGCACCTGTTCCGAACATTGGACAATGTCAG AGTGAACTGTCAACAAGATGTCTCAGATGCATTGAAGTCATGTCCAGTGTCTCCAGAATGGCTCCAAAATGGCCGTCCTTGCTCCCCAAGGGTGCTCTTTGTGTTCTTGACTTGCCCTTTAGAAGGAAGCACCACTGAGCTCCTTGATGTAAGAGTGAAGACCAAGCCATCG AAATTGTCCCCTATCAAGAAACTGGAGCATTCTTTGGAAGACCAAGTTTACAGGATCCTTAGAAAGAGTAGAGTCATCACCAACATCAG TGGGAACTCACTTTTTGCTGTGCCTGCCAACCAGGAGTTTGTCTATGTCCGAACCACAAACTCTGTCCGCGAGGACATGGTCGATTTTTTTCTGCAGAAGCTCAAGGACTTCTGCTCTCCTGACTATGACGATGCACTGTCAG AAGACTTCCTTTCACTCTCTCTGGGTGGTGCTGATGAAGCATCCTCGCAGGAGCACTCATTTCCAGCTTTCCTCTGGCAGCACATTGAGCTGGCTTTGTCCAAAGGCTTCGATGACAATGTTGGAAGGCACCCAGTTCCTGCTGATTTTGAG CTTCCCACAGTGTCAAACTGGTTCAAGGTCGCAGCGAAGCTTCGGGACTTCTTCCTGTCTGCAACCTCCATGGCAGGCTCTGCCATGGCATCATCTCTGAAGGCATCGCTCGACATTGATGTCCGTTTTTCAGAAGG ACGATGTGGAAAGGTCCTGCCTTTGGCGACATCGGCATATCAAGAAGGGCTGCCTACACACTACACTGCAGAGTATCATGAGAGGAAG CTGGCACGTGCGTACCAGATGTTCAGCACACATGCGAGAGGCCCTGCATTTCAGCGATATGCACAGCAGCTGAAGGAGGACTGTGACCTTGTCTGGAAGTCGGGCCGACAGATGTGCGAAGTGCTCAGTCTCACCGGGAACCATTGCATCAATCCC GTTCACAGGACTCCTGAGAATGCAGATGAAGTGAGCATAGAGGAGTGTCCTCTATTGATGCCCCATCGAAGCCAGGTGGTGCTGATCTCAACCTGCAACTGTGGACGACAGCAGAGCACACGGGAAGACCCTTTCATTCTCAAG GCTGCCAATTTTGACTTCTACCTACGAGTCAGCGCTGACTGCTGCGGTGTCCTGGAGCGAATCAACTTCCCAGCCTTTGAGCCTAGTGCAGCCGACCAGGACCAGGCAGCTGCAGCCGAGGGCGAAGAGCCACGTGTTGAACTTGAGCCCCCAAGGTCGCGGAGTAGAGCAAAGAGCTTGTCTCGTAGCGAATCCAGCTCACGAAGTGCATCCCCAATCTCAGAGTCAGACTTCAGCTCACAGTCACCAGTGTCAAGTGATGACTCAG ATTCCGAGTCCTCTGACCGCGACGACAGTGACAAGAGCATATCATTGTCAGATGCCCGAACACAACAAACCGATGACCCCGATGATGATG ACGCAGCCAAGGCATCCCTCGTGCCTTCCAACACTGAATATCTCCCAGGGATGTTGCATTCACTGTGCCCTCCTGGTCTCCTTCCCAGCTATAGTTCATGGTCTCTTGTCTGCCTCGGGCCATCAAGTCTCTACTCACACAATATTG GTATCCAGGATCAGCCTGGCTTTGTGGCTGGCACCAACTTCCTGCTGCCCTGGGATGTGGCCGTCAAAGTTGACAAGGACCGCTGGCCCTCACTTTGGGAGGGCAAAAGGGCCCAGACCTGGAAGGGGAAGAAAAATGGAAAAG GGGATGGGATGCAGTTCACTGTGAAAGTATTCATCGGGGTCGAATACGAATGCCACCACGGCCACAGATTTATGTGCTCTTCACCTGAAAGGATGCTACGTACCACAAGCACTGGCCTTGTTAAG GACAATGCCAACAAGATAGCCAACAGTCACATGCCACTATATTTCCCCTGTCTGTGCCG atctgccaagccacaagtagCGCAGCTGATGCGGCTGCACATAGTGACACCCAAGGCTCCGGTGCACGTGACCTTGAATCCACGAGTGCAGCCGGGCCCCTCGGCCCCCATCTTTTTACCAGGCAACAAGGAGCCTGTCAAACTGTCCCAGTCAGCATACTGGGTGTTGCGGCTTCC